One genomic region from Streptomyces sp. NBC_00582 encodes:
- a CDS encoding amidohydrolase, whose protein sequence is MSRESEADPAKRAALPGTLPEALRAELVAFRRDMHMHPELGNQEFRTTAAIKARLEKAGLKPRVLAVGTGLICDIGIEEGEQITGAPIFAMRADIDALPIPDTKTECAYRSTVPDRAHACGHDVHTTVVLGAGLVLAELHKQGRLPRPVRLIFQPAEEVLPGGAADAIECGALDGVGRIIAVHCDPRVDAGVIGLREGAITSACDRLEITLDGPGGHTARPHLTTDLVTAAARVVTDVPALVARRVDTRAGLAVTWGRIESGHAPNVIPQHAELSGTVRCLDIEAWRQAPDIVVAAIDEVANLHRAKSEINYVRGVPPVVNDGEVAALLHQAMIARRGEGSVEGTEQSLGGEDFSWYLERVPGAMARLGVRPPGERTVRDLHQGDFDADESAITVGVELFTAAALLDAATRDA, encoded by the coding sequence ATGTCCCGAGAGTCCGAGGCCGATCCTGCGAAGCGCGCCGCCCTCCCCGGCACGCTGCCCGAAGCCCTGCGTGCGGAGCTCGTCGCCTTCCGGCGCGACATGCACATGCACCCCGAGCTCGGCAACCAGGAGTTCCGTACGACCGCCGCGATCAAGGCGCGCCTGGAGAAGGCCGGCCTGAAGCCGCGTGTCCTCGCCGTGGGGACGGGCCTCATCTGTGACATCGGCATCGAGGAGGGCGAGCAAATCACCGGCGCGCCCATCTTCGCGATGCGCGCCGACATCGACGCCCTGCCCATCCCGGACACCAAGACCGAGTGCGCGTACCGCTCCACGGTCCCCGACCGCGCCCACGCCTGCGGCCACGACGTGCACACCACCGTCGTCCTCGGCGCCGGTCTCGTGCTCGCCGAGCTGCACAAGCAGGGCCGCCTCCCGCGCCCCGTGCGGCTGATCTTCCAGCCCGCCGAGGAGGTGCTGCCCGGCGGCGCCGCCGACGCCATCGAGTGCGGCGCGCTGGACGGTGTCGGCCGGATCATCGCCGTGCACTGCGACCCGCGCGTCGACGCGGGCGTCATCGGGCTGCGCGAGGGCGCCATCACCTCCGCCTGCGACCGTCTGGAGATCACCCTGGACGGCCCCGGCGGCCACACCGCCCGCCCGCATCTGACCACCGACCTCGTCACCGCGGCCGCCCGTGTCGTCACCGACGTGCCCGCGCTCGTCGCGCGCCGGGTCGACACCCGGGCCGGTCTCGCGGTCACCTGGGGCCGGATCGAGAGCGGCCACGCCCCGAACGTGATCCCGCAGCACGCCGAGCTCTCCGGCACCGTGCGCTGCCTGGACATCGAGGCCTGGCGGCAGGCCCCGGACATCGTCGTGGCGGCGATCGACGAGGTCGCCAACCTGCACCGCGCCAAGTCCGAGATCAACTACGTCCGCGGCGTCCCGCCCGTCGTCAACGACGGCGAGGTCGCCGCCCTGCTGCACCAGGCGATGATCGCCCGGCGTGGCGAGGGCTCCGTGGAGGGCACCGAGCAGAGCCTCGGCGGCGAGGACTTCTCCTGGTACCTGGAGCGGGTGCCGGGCGCGATGGCCCGGCTCGGCGTCCGTCCCCCGGGTGAGCGCACGGTCCGCGATCTGCACCAGGGCGATTTCGACGCCGACGAGTCCGCGATCACTGTCGGCGTGGAGTTGTTCACGGCCGCCGCGCTGCTGGACGCGGCGACGCGGGACGCCTGA
- a CDS encoding class I SAM-dependent DNA methyltransferase gives MTDLDVDFLHAARTSYDAMAEAYTEEFPDGLGHRHLDRALLSGFADLVKERGGGEPVADVGSGPGYVTRRLDALGLSVFGVDVSPRMVALASRAHPHLRFHVGSMTGLDLPDRSLAGLIALYSVIHVPDGELPSVLREFRRVLVPGGHLLLAFQTGQGEELHVTERFGHEVSLRYWFRDPEVVAGLLGETGFEVLARVVLSPEEGRKYPRAYLLAQVPAV, from the coding sequence ATGACCGACCTGGACGTCGACTTCCTGCACGCGGCCCGTACCTCGTACGACGCCATGGCCGAGGCCTACACCGAGGAGTTCCCGGACGGGCTGGGGCACCGGCACCTGGACAGAGCGCTGCTGTCGGGCTTCGCGGACCTGGTCAAGGAGCGTGGGGGCGGGGAGCCGGTCGCGGACGTCGGGAGCGGGCCGGGGTATGTGACCCGGAGGCTGGACGCGCTGGGGCTTTCGGTGTTCGGGGTGGACGTCTCGCCGCGCATGGTGGCGCTGGCCTCGCGGGCGCATCCGCATCTGCGGTTCCACGTGGGCTCGATGACGGGGCTGGACCTGCCGGACCGGTCACTCGCGGGGCTGATCGCGCTGTACTCCGTGATCCATGTGCCGGACGGGGAGCTTCCCTCCGTGCTGCGGGAGTTCCGCCGGGTCCTGGTCCCCGGCGGGCATCTGCTCCTCGCCTTCCAGACGGGGCAGGGTGAGGAACTCCACGTCACGGAACGCTTCGGTCACGAGGTCTCGCTGCGGTACTGGTTCCGGGATCCGGAGGTGGTGGCGGGGCTGCTGGGCGAGACGGGCTTCGAGGTCCTGGCACGAGTGGTCCTGTCCCCGGAGGAGGGCCGCAAGTATCCCCGGGCGTACCTCCTGGCCCAGGTCCCCGCCGTCTAG
- a CDS encoding N-acetylneuraminate synthase family protein, with translation MSTNSRTRTFGSREVGPGRPVYICGEIGINHNGDLENAFKLIDVAAEAGCDAVKFQKRTPEICTPRDQWDIERDTPWGRMTYIDYRHRVEFGEDEYRQIDEYCKQKGIDWFASPWDTEAVAFLEKFDVPAHKVASASLTDDELLRALRATGRAVILSTGMSTPKQIRHAVEVLGSDNIVMCHATSTYPAKAEELNLRVINTLEKEYPNVPIGYSGHETGLQTTLAAVALGAVFVERHITLDRAMWGSDQAASVEPQGLTRLVRDIRTIEASLGDGVKKVYDSELGPMKKLRRVSGVVAEAEIAAAAGEPVAV, from the coding sequence ATGAGCACCAACTCCCGTACGCGCACGTTCGGTTCCCGCGAGGTCGGCCCCGGCCGCCCCGTCTACATCTGCGGCGAGATCGGCATCAACCACAACGGCGACCTCGAGAACGCGTTCAAGCTGATCGACGTGGCCGCCGAGGCCGGCTGCGACGCCGTCAAGTTCCAGAAGCGCACCCCGGAGATCTGCACCCCGCGCGACCAGTGGGACATCGAGCGCGACACCCCCTGGGGCCGGATGACGTACATCGACTACCGCCACCGCGTGGAGTTCGGCGAGGACGAGTACCGCCAGATCGACGAGTACTGCAAGCAGAAGGGGATCGACTGGTTCGCCTCCCCGTGGGACACCGAGGCCGTCGCCTTCCTGGAGAAGTTCGACGTCCCCGCCCACAAGGTGGCCTCCGCCTCCCTCACCGACGACGAGCTGCTGCGCGCCCTGCGCGCCACCGGCCGCGCGGTCATCCTCTCCACCGGCATGTCGACCCCGAAGCAGATCCGGCACGCCGTCGAGGTGCTCGGCAGCGACAACATCGTCATGTGCCACGCCACCTCGACCTACCCGGCCAAGGCCGAGGAGCTCAACCTCCGCGTGATCAACACACTGGAGAAGGAGTACCCGAACGTCCCGATCGGCTACTCGGGCCACGAGACCGGCCTGCAGACCACGCTGGCCGCCGTCGCCCTCGGCGCCGTCTTCGTCGAGCGCCACATCACCCTCGACCGCGCGATGTGGGGCTCCGACCAGGCCGCCTCCGTCGAGCCGCAGGGCCTGACCCGCCTCGTCCGTGACATCCGCACCATCGAGGCCTCCCTCGGCGACGGCGTCAAGAAGGTCTACGACTCCGAGCTCGGCCCCATGAAGAAGCTGCGCCGCGTCAGCGGTGTCGTCGCGGAGGCGGAGATCGCCGCGGCGGCGGGCGAGCCGGTCGCGGTCTGA
- a CDS encoding acylneuraminate cytidylyltransferase, which produces MSDSPAARRRVLAVIPARGGSKGVPAKNLAPVGGVPLVARAVRECRATRLVTDVVVSTDDQAIAAAAREAGAEVVLRPAAIAGDTATSEAAVLHAMDAHEALHGSPVDVVLLVQCTSPFLVREDVDGVASAVLEKGADTAVTVAPFHGFVWRDADADADADADAGGNGVNHDKSYRPRRQDRPQDFLETGAAYAMDAAGFREHGHRFFGRTDLVRTDPARVLEVDDPHDLARARALAPLFDADRPDGLPTADDIDAIVLDFDGTQTDDRVLIDSDGRECVSVHRGDGLGIAALRRSGFPLLILSTEQNPVVAARARKLKLPVLHGIDRKDLALKQWCEEQGIAPERVLYVGNDVNDLPCFALVGWPVAVASAHDVVRGAARAVTTVPGGDGAIREIAGWILGPSLDTLTR; this is translated from the coding sequence ATGTCCGACTCCCCAGCGGCGCGGCGCCGCGTCCTCGCGGTGATCCCCGCCCGCGGCGGCTCCAAGGGCGTGCCCGCGAAGAACCTCGCCCCGGTCGGCGGCGTCCCGCTGGTCGCCCGCGCGGTCCGCGAGTGCCGGGCCACCCGGCTCGTCACCGACGTCGTCGTCTCCACCGACGACCAGGCCATCGCGGCCGCCGCGCGCGAGGCGGGCGCCGAGGTCGTGCTGCGCCCGGCCGCCATCGCCGGCGACACCGCCACCTCCGAGGCGGCCGTCCTGCACGCCATGGACGCCCACGAGGCCCTGCACGGCAGCCCGGTCGACGTCGTCCTGCTCGTGCAGTGCACCAGCCCGTTCCTGGTCCGCGAGGACGTCGACGGGGTCGCCTCGGCCGTCCTCGAGAAGGGCGCCGACACCGCGGTGACCGTGGCCCCCTTCCACGGCTTCGTCTGGCGCGACGCCGACGCCGACGCCGACGCCGATGCCGACGCCGGCGGCAACGGCGTCAACCACGACAAGTCCTACCGCCCGCGCCGCCAGGACCGCCCCCAGGACTTCCTGGAGACCGGCGCCGCCTACGCCATGGACGCGGCCGGCTTCCGCGAGCACGGCCACCGCTTCTTCGGCCGCACCGACCTCGTCCGCACCGACCCCGCCCGGGTCCTGGAGGTCGACGACCCGCACGACCTGGCCCGCGCCCGTGCCCTCGCCCCCCTCTTCGACGCGGACCGCCCCGACGGGCTGCCCACCGCCGACGACATCGACGCGATCGTGCTCGACTTCGACGGCACCCAGACCGACGACCGGGTGCTGATCGACTCCGACGGACGGGAGTGCGTCTCCGTCCACCGCGGCGACGGCCTCGGCATCGCCGCCCTGCGCAGGAGCGGCTTCCCGCTCCTGATCCTGTCCACCGAACAGAACCCGGTCGTCGCCGCCCGGGCCCGGAAGCTCAAGCTCCCGGTCCTGCACGGCATCGACCGCAAGGACCTCGCACTCAAGCAGTGGTGCGAGGAACAGGGCATCGCGCCGGAGCGCGTGCTCTACGTCGGCAACGACGTCAACGACCTCCCCTGCTTCGCCCTCGTGGGCTGGCCGGTGGCGGTCGCGAGCGCCCACGACGTCGTACGCGGCGCCGCACGCGCGGTCACCACCGTCCCCGGTGGCGACGGCGCGATCCGGGAGATCGCCGGCTGGATCCTCGGACCCTCTCTCGACACCCTCACCAGGTAA